The genomic stretch ATTCGCTGCCCGGTTCGACGTCCCAGGCGTCTCATCAACCACCGGTGTGGTTACGGTGGCTGTCGTTGTGGTGGTACTGCTCGCTGCTGGTGTCAGGCTTGCACGACTGGATTGCGATCGACGCATCCCTTCCGACAGAGATTGGCCCGCGCGTAAGGTGCTTGATGCTCCACTGGAGCCAGCGGTCGCAGCCGCAGTTGCAGTCGTCGTGGAGGTAGTCTTTGTCGCTATGGAGGTGAAGGGTACGCGTATCCGCATATCTGGCTGCTCCCATTCcatgtcctcctcctccccctcctcggAGCTCGTCTCGGCAGTGGCCACAGCAGAGGGAGTCTTggacttcttctgccactctGCACTGCGCTTCCAGTCAATGGTCTTAAGCAGCGCCTTGGCTTCCGCTTTGCGCTAAAATTCAAAGACGAATTTACTATAATTGTTCCCACTTCTGGGGTAGTACCCACTTCATCAGAGTCCAAGCATTTGTACGCATAGTAGGCTGCCCTTTCGTAGTCCCCTTTCTTCTCGTAGTAGTTCGCTAGAGTGATGAAGCCTTGGTACAGGCTCTGCTTGTCTGTGGCTGCCCGCTCATCCTCGCAGTACATGATGTAGCAATGGACCGCCGTCTCGTGGTCGCCCAGCTTCTCGTGGAGACTGGCCAGCTTGTACATGGCTATGCCCTCGATGTCGCCCACGTCAATGGCCTTCCAGTAGCACTTCACGGCGTTCTCACACTTATCCAGCTTCTCGTAAGTCTCTCCCAAGGCTACCAGCATGCGGGAGTCGTAGGGGCGTAGTTGGTGGGCGATTTTGAAGTAGTACAAGCTGTAATAGTGCATTTTAATGATCTCATAGGCCTGACCTAGGCCATACCACGCCCGATAGTCGCGCTTGTTAACCTCCACCGCTTTGCGGTAGCTCTGTATAGCAGCGTTTGTGTTTTTCAGTTCCATAAACTCGTGGCCCATCAGAGTCCAGGCAGCGAGGTATTTGGGATTTAGCTTCAACGCGCGCTGAAAGTAGGAAATGGCCACCTGATGGTCGCAGCGTATGCTGTAGTAGTTTCCTGGGTAATTGCAGAGAATGTTGTACTCAATGAAATGATTCGTTCGATGTGATGCGCCGAGATGGTCTTACCTATCACACAACACGTCTCAGGTCGGTATTTGTTGATGCTGACGGCCTTGTGTGCCAGCTGTGCCATTTCCGTTTTCATTTCTTTGACAAACAGCAAATTGGAGTAGGTATCGACGTTGTCCAGCCGGTAGGGATCGCTCTCCAGCAGAGCCTGATACAGTTCGATGGCCTTGTCTACATCCCTCTTATTGTGATAGACTAGGGCCATTTGAGCGATCAAATAAATGCTTTTACTGAAGCCCGACGTCTGCAGATCCTCGTAGATCTTCAAGCCATCATCGTTGAGGTACAATTCGAGGTAGGTGTGAGCCATGAAAAAGTGTCGCATCCAGTGCCCGCCAAGTTGCAGGCCGAGCAGCTTTTTTTTCTCCATAATCAAGGGGGAAAGCTCCAGGTAGGCACTCCACAGCATGGGAACTAGACGAATGGCGTGGACCAGCATTTGTTCGGCTGCTTGGTTCAGATCGAGGGCCTTCAGAACCACGCCATAGAGGTAGATTCCGTATCCATCCAGGCGGCTCTTACCGTACTCCGCTCTCAATGTCGAGAGGAGATCGGCCAAGTCACGCATCTGGTTTGGCTCGTTGAGATTGGCCTGGTCTGTTGTGGAGTCCAGGCGTCGCTTTTCACGTGCCAGATAGGTTGAGTAGAAGTGGAGAAATCGCGGCACACTCGACTCGCAGTTTCTCACGGCATGCGCTGCCCTGTCGTACTCGCGCACATCGTAGTAGCTTTTGGCCAGGAAGTAATCACTGTACTCCGCGGGAGCTATGCCCTCCAGCTGGCACTGGCTGAATGTGTGGTCGTCGTCGGGTGCTTCGTTATCAATTTGTACATCACTGAGCCCATGGTGCATCTCCGCCAGCCACTTGGTGCTGTGCAGGAGCCCCCGCTTGGAGCACTCGATAATCCCGCGCCGCAGCTCCTTTTTTACCTCCGGTAACAGCACGCTGAAGAACTCCTGCATTTTATTTTgcaaaaaacaatattttcatttcacaatttcaattcatttgCCGGTCTAGggatcagtgtgaccgcggattaaTCGTCAAAATATACGGTCCGACCCTCCGAAAAATACCTAAATATACCGtcttattttaaaaatataccgtaaatatactgacgaattcaagttctctCATAcgattcctcgattttgatattccgtcgaatattactagctatctAGGCCCTGCCCACAtcattttatccaattaacgAACCCATTTTCCAATtgacttgcttttattgcattttgcgtaaaaaaaggttttagcgaaaaaggtcaaacaaattaaacgtaataaaacgtaagagaaaaatcgttccaattgttcaatatatttattccgttgaataatgctgcctAACTAAAAACTTTAGCTTTGTCCATGTAATTTAaggccattgatgaatacattttttacCTGATTGACTCTTTTAAGTACTCTTTTATTGTATAGTGTagaaaacaaggtttaaacaaaaaaggtcaacaaaaaacagtggtaacgtaagtgagtatggAATGCGCCGCCCTGCACTGCTTTCGTTTGGCCAGTGTTCAGTAATTCCagtggaaaaagaaaaatagaaTTGCGGATCATAACAAAGTATGCAAAAACGATaaggagcaacaacaaatattattaaaaactgCCTCTTTGTTTAAATATTGTCAG from Drosophila pseudoobscura strain MV-25-SWS-2005 chromosome 4, UCI_Dpse_MV25, whole genome shotgun sequence encodes the following:
- the LOC4816339 gene encoding cell division cycle protein 23 homolog, which produces MQEFFSVLLPEVKKELRRGIIECSKRGLLHSTKWLAEMHHGLSDVQIDNEAPDDDHTFSQCQLEGIAPAEYSDYFLAKSYYDVREYDRAAHAVRNCESSVPRFLHFYSTYLAREKRRLDSTTDQANLNEPNQMRDLADLLSTLRAEYGKSRLDGYGIYLYGVVLKALDLNQAAEQMLVHAIRLVPMLWSAYLELSPLIMEKKKLLGLQLGGHWMRHFFMAHTYLELYLNDDGLKIYEDLQTSGFSKSIYLIAQMALVYHNKRDVDKAIELYQALLESDPYRLDNVDTYSNLLFVKEMKTEMAQLAHKAVSINKYRPETCCVIGNYYSIRCDHQVAISYFQRALKLNPKYLAAWTLMGHEFMELKNTNAAIQSYRKAVEVNKRDYRAWYGLGQAYEIIKMHYYSLYYFKIAHQLRPYDSRMLVALGETYEKLDKCENAVKCYWKAIDVGDIEGIAMYKLASLHEKLGDHETAVHCYIMYCEDERAATDKQSLYQGFITLANYYEKKGDYERAAYYAYKCLDSDERKAEAKALLKTIDWKRSAEWQKKSKTPSAVATAETSSEEGEEEDMEWEQPDMRIRVPFTSIATKTTSTTTATAAATAGSSGASSTLRAGQSLSEGMRRSQSSRASLTPAASSTTTTTATVTTPVVDETPGTSNRAANPTDPPPSDEASSMDISSVSID